The Ananas comosus cultivar F153 linkage group 7, ASM154086v1, whole genome shotgun sequence genome has a window encoding:
- the LOC109713348 gene encoding nuclear pore complex protein NUP58 isoform X1 codes for MAAFQSPQLGSPFPSFGQTQPQTQFQFQPQPQPQFQFQPQPQPQPQPQTQFQFQPQQQQQQQPQQQLLLYTNDRAPAGYNTKWEDLHPDSQKVLLQIEERIREYRDESERLDQCSRLYDSSVYNDSFEHDAGRIVQELGGITTAMERERASIQELMNVVNDLMWKTEFAIRSYMMLRPRFIRPYVATPAAAGSATNPIGTNTSGQTNQQMAVGPTYDFYSGVPKRPSPFMQHTVARFEKYLGECCKWIEELEQLVQMDVNRKSANSLEALPKVMSNLHDYFIYVASKVESLHQYIESMKAAYLANQRRRGEGNDPFIEASRREQAKQEVAARRVHPTLHLPTASPQPPAPQSAAWITSNTSTSSSSALQPSPAPSAASLGSGFSTFNTPASSAPSSSFLFSTPTASAPSSTLFASSGFSPQSTPFGSTPSGFGASAPSFALTPAAGGSSLFSTPSLGAGVAVGSGTSFGGASKSSRPKSRTARR; via the exons ATGGCCGCGTTCCAGAGCCCGCAACTGGGGTCGCCGTTCCCTTCCTTTGGCCAAACGCAGCCGCAAACGCAGTTCCAGTTCCAGCCGCAGCCACAGCCGCAGTTCCAGTtccagccgcagccgcagccgcagccgcagccgcaaaCGCAGTTCCAGTTccagccgcagcagcagcagcagcagcagccgcagcagcAATTGCTTCTCTACACGAACGATCGGGCGCCCGCGGGGTACAACACGAAGTGGGAGGATCTCCACCCCGACTCCCAGAAGGTTCTCCTTCAGATTGA AGAGAGAATACGGGAATACAGGGATGAAAGCGAGAGATTGGATCAGTGTAGCCGCCTTTATGATTCTTCGGTCTATAATGACAGTTTTGAGCACGATGCTGGTCGAATTGTTCAG GAACTTGGCGGAATCACCACTGCAATGGAAAGGGAGAGAGCTTCAATTCAAGAACTTATGAATGTTGTTAATGATTTGATGTGGAAAACGGAATTCGCCATTCGTTCATACATGATGCTGAGACCTAGATTTATTCGTCCATATGTTGCTACTCCTGCAGCTGCTGGCTCTGCAACTAATCCAATTGGAACAAATACTTCTGGTCAAACCAATCAGCAAATGGCCGTGGGGCCCACTTATGATTTCTATAGTGGGGTACCCAAAAGGCCATCTCCCTTCATGCAGCATACAGTTGCCAGGTTCGAGAAGTACCTCGGAGAGTGTTGCAAGTGGATTGAAGAATTAGAGCAGCTTGTTCAGATGGACGTTAATAGAAAATCTGCAAACTCTTTAGAAGCTTTGCCAAAAGTTATGTCGAATTTGCATGATTATTTCATCTATGTTGCATCCAAG GTAGAGAGCCTTCACCAGTACATTGAATCTATGAAGGCTGCATACCTTGCAAACCAGCGCCGTAGGGGCGAGGGGAATGACCCGTTTATTGAGGCCAGTAGAAGGGAACAAGCTAAGCAAGAAGTTGCTGCACGAAGAGTTCATCCAACCCTTCACTTACCCACAGCTTCTCCGCAGCCACCAGCACCCCAATCAGCAGCTTGGATCACTTCGAACACATCAACCTCCTCATCAAGTGCACTCCAGCCATCTCCCGCCCCTTCTGCAGCATCTTTGGGAAGTGGGTTTTCAACTTTTAACACTCCAGCTTCTTCTGCTCCATCTTCGAGCTTTCTCTTTTCGACTCCAACTGCTTCCGCCCCATCTTCGACACTCTTTGCCTCTTCTGGATTTTCACCTCAATCGACACCATTTGGATCCACTCCATCGGGTTTTGGAGCTAGTGCGCCATCCTTTGCATTGACCCCTGCCGCAGGGGGCTCTTCACTCTTCTCCACACCATCACTCGGTGCAG GTGTTGCAGTTGGTTCTGGGACTAGCTTTGGTGGTGCATCT AAATCGTCCAGACCCAAGTCTCGTACCGCCAGGCGCTAG
- the LOC109713348 gene encoding nuclear pore complex protein NUP58 isoform X2, producing MAAFQSPQLGSPFPSFGQTQPQTQFQFQPQPQPQFQFQPQPQPQPQPQTQFQFQPQQQQQQQPQQQLLLYTNDRAPAGYNTKWEDLHPDSQKVLLQIEERIREYRDESERLDQCSRLYDSSVYNDSFEHDAGRIVQELGGITTAMERERASIQELMNVVNDLMWKTEFAIRSYMMLRPRFIRPYVATPAAAGSATNPIGTNTSGQTNQQMAVGPTYDFYSGVPKRPSPFMQHTVARFEKYLGECCKWIEELEQLVQMDVNRKSANSLEALPKVMSNLHDYFIYVASKVESLHQYIESMKAAYLANQRRRGEGNDPFIEASRREQAKQEVAARRVHPTLHLPTASPQPPAPQSAAWITSNTSTSSSSALQPSPAPSAASLGSGFSTFNTPASSAPSSSFLFSTPTASAPSSTLFASSGFSPQSTPFGSTPSGFGASAPSFALTPAAGGSSLFSTPSLGAVGSGTSFGGASKSSRPKSRTARR from the exons ATGGCCGCGTTCCAGAGCCCGCAACTGGGGTCGCCGTTCCCTTCCTTTGGCCAAACGCAGCCGCAAACGCAGTTCCAGTTCCAGCCGCAGCCACAGCCGCAGTTCCAGTtccagccgcagccgcagccgcagccgcagccgcaaaCGCAGTTCCAGTTccagccgcagcagcagcagcagcagcagccgcagcagcAATTGCTTCTCTACACGAACGATCGGGCGCCCGCGGGGTACAACACGAAGTGGGAGGATCTCCACCCCGACTCCCAGAAGGTTCTCCTTCAGATTGA AGAGAGAATACGGGAATACAGGGATGAAAGCGAGAGATTGGATCAGTGTAGCCGCCTTTATGATTCTTCGGTCTATAATGACAGTTTTGAGCACGATGCTGGTCGAATTGTTCAG GAACTTGGCGGAATCACCACTGCAATGGAAAGGGAGAGAGCTTCAATTCAAGAACTTATGAATGTTGTTAATGATTTGATGTGGAAAACGGAATTCGCCATTCGTTCATACATGATGCTGAGACCTAGATTTATTCGTCCATATGTTGCTACTCCTGCAGCTGCTGGCTCTGCAACTAATCCAATTGGAACAAATACTTCTGGTCAAACCAATCAGCAAATGGCCGTGGGGCCCACTTATGATTTCTATAGTGGGGTACCCAAAAGGCCATCTCCCTTCATGCAGCATACAGTTGCCAGGTTCGAGAAGTACCTCGGAGAGTGTTGCAAGTGGATTGAAGAATTAGAGCAGCTTGTTCAGATGGACGTTAATAGAAAATCTGCAAACTCTTTAGAAGCTTTGCCAAAAGTTATGTCGAATTTGCATGATTATTTCATCTATGTTGCATCCAAG GTAGAGAGCCTTCACCAGTACATTGAATCTATGAAGGCTGCATACCTTGCAAACCAGCGCCGTAGGGGCGAGGGGAATGACCCGTTTATTGAGGCCAGTAGAAGGGAACAAGCTAAGCAAGAAGTTGCTGCACGAAGAGTTCATCCAACCCTTCACTTACCCACAGCTTCTCCGCAGCCACCAGCACCCCAATCAGCAGCTTGGATCACTTCGAACACATCAACCTCCTCATCAAGTGCACTCCAGCCATCTCCCGCCCCTTCTGCAGCATCTTTGGGAAGTGGGTTTTCAACTTTTAACACTCCAGCTTCTTCTGCTCCATCTTCGAGCTTTCTCTTTTCGACTCCAACTGCTTCCGCCCCATCTTCGACACTCTTTGCCTCTTCTGGATTTTCACCTCAATCGACACCATTTGGATCCACTCCATCGGGTTTTGGAGCTAGTGCGCCATCCTTTGCATTGACCCCTGCCGCAGGGGGCTCTTCACTCTTCTCCACACCATCACTCGGTGCAG TTGGTTCTGGGACTAGCTTTGGTGGTGCATCT AAATCGTCCAGACCCAAGTCTCGTACCGCCAGGCGCTAG